The Mesorhizobium koreense genome includes a window with the following:
- the purL gene encoding phosphoribosylformylglycinamidine synthase subunit PurL: MSSPNPAITPELVAAHGLKPDEYQRILDLIGREPSFTELGIFSAMWNEHCSYKSSKKWLRTLPTKGPRVIHGPGENAGVVDIGDGDCVVFKMESHNHPSYIEPYQGAATGVGGILRDVFTMGARPIAAMNALRFGEPEHPKTRHLVAGVVAGVGGYGNAFGVPVVGGEVNFDARYNGNILVNAFAAGLAKTDAIFLSEAKGVGLPVVYLGAKTGRDGVGGATMASAEFDEKIDEKRPTVQVGDPFTEKCLLEACLELMASGAVIAIQDMGAAGLTCSAVEMGAKGDLGIELELDKVPVREERMSAYEMMLSESQERMLMVLRPEKEAEAEAIFRKWGLDFAVVGHTTDDLRFRILHKGETKADLPIKELGDQAPEYDRPWVEPNRPAPLSVDRVPEADVADALIKLIGSPDLSSRRWVYEQYDTLIQGNSLQRPGGDAGVVRVEGHPTKALAFASDVNPRYCEADPFEGGKQAVAECWRNLTATGAEPLAATDNLNFGNPERPEIMGQLVMAVKGICEACKALDFPIVSGNVSLYNETNGRGILPTPTIGGVGLIPDWRKTARIAFAGEGDAILFFGAPAAYGGHLGQSAYLRIIHGREEGPPPPVHLTHEKKVGDFVRTLIREGATTAVHDCSDGGFAVALAEMAMASGIGAAIDAPAGVSPVAAFFGEDQGRYVVTVEAGRAENIMDRAADARVPVQRIGITGGAELKLGEARAIPIADLKAAHEGWFPRFMDN, translated from the coding sequence ATGAGCAGTCCCAATCCCGCCATCACGCCCGAACTCGTCGCTGCGCATGGGCTGAAGCCCGACGAATACCAGCGCATCCTCGACCTGATCGGGCGCGAACCGAGTTTCACCGAGCTCGGCATCTTCTCGGCGATGTGGAACGAGCACTGTTCGTACAAATCCTCCAAGAAATGGCTGCGCACGCTGCCCACGAAAGGGCCGCGCGTCATCCATGGACCGGGCGAGAACGCCGGCGTGGTCGATATCGGCGACGGCGACTGCGTCGTCTTCAAGATGGAGAGCCATAACCACCCCTCCTACATCGAGCCGTACCAAGGCGCGGCGACCGGTGTCGGGGGCATCCTGCGCGACGTGTTCACTATGGGCGCGCGTCCGATCGCAGCGATGAACGCGCTCCGCTTCGGTGAGCCGGAACACCCGAAGACACGGCATCTTGTGGCCGGCGTGGTTGCCGGCGTCGGCGGCTATGGCAATGCCTTCGGCGTGCCCGTCGTAGGCGGCGAGGTGAACTTCGACGCCCGCTATAACGGCAACATCCTTGTCAACGCCTTCGCGGCGGGACTGGCAAAGACCGACGCGATCTTCCTGTCCGAGGCCAAGGGCGTCGGCCTGCCCGTCGTCTATCTCGGCGCCAAGACCGGCCGCGACGGGGTCGGCGGCGCTACCATGGCGTCCGCCGAATTCGACGAGAAGATCGACGAGAAGCGCCCGACCGTTCAGGTCGGCGATCCTTTCACCGAGAAATGCCTGCTCGAAGCCTGCCTCGAACTGATGGCGTCGGGCGCGGTCATCGCCATCCAGGACATGGGGGCGGCCGGCCTTACCTGTTCGGCGGTGGAGATGGGCGCCAAGGGCGATCTCGGCATCGAACTCGAACTGGACAAGGTGCCGGTGCGCGAGGAGCGCATGAGCGCCTACGAGATGATGCTGTCGGAAAGCCAGGAGCGCATGCTCATGGTCCTCCGCCCCGAAAAGGAGGCCGAAGCGGAAGCAATCTTCAGGAAATGGGGGCTCGATTTCGCCGTGGTCGGCCACACGACCGACGACCTGCGCTTCCGCATCCTGCACAAGGGCGAGACGAAGGCCGATTTGCCGATCAAGGAATTGGGCGACCAGGCGCCGGAATATGACCGCCCCTGGGTCGAGCCGAATCGCCCGGCCCCACTCTCCGTTGACCGCGTTCCTGAAGCCGACGTTGCCGACGCACTGATAAAGCTGATCGGCTCGCCTGACCTCTCCTCGCGGCGCTGGGTCTACGAACAATACGACACGCTGATTCAGGGCAATTCCCTGCAGAGGCCGGGCGGCGACGCCGGCGTCGTGCGGGTGGAGGGGCATCCGACCAAGGCGCTCGCTTTCGCCAGCGACGTGAACCCGCGCTATTGCGAGGCCGATCCGTTCGAAGGCGGCAAGCAGGCGGTGGCGGAATGCTGGCGTAATTTGACCGCCACCGGCGCCGAGCCGCTCGCCGCCACCGACAATCTCAATTTCGGCAATCCCGAGCGGCCCGAGATCATGGGCCAGCTTGTCATGGCAGTGAAGGGGATCTGTGAGGCCTGCAAGGCGCTCGATTTCCCGATCGTCTCCGGCAATGTCTCGCTCTATAACGAAACCAACGGACGCGGCATCCTGCCAACACCGACCATCGGCGGCGTCGGGCTGATCCCCGATTGGCGGAAGACGGCACGCATCGCCTTTGCCGGCGAAGGCGATGCGATCCTGTTTTTCGGCGCACCCGCAGCCTATGGCGGCCATCTCGGCCAATCCGCCTACCTGCGCATCATTCACGGCCGCGAGGAAGGCCCGCCGCCGCCGGTCCACCTCACACATGAGAAAAAGGTCGGCGATTTTGTCCGCACGCTCATCCGAGAAGGTGCGACAACCGCGGTGCATGACTGCTCCGACGGTGGGTTTGCTGTAGCGCTCGCGGAAATGGCGATGGCTTCCGGTATCGGCGCGGCAATCGACGCACCGGCCGGCGTCTCTCCCGTCGCCGCCTTTTTTGGCGAGGACCAGGGCCGCTACGTCGTGACCGTGGAAGCTGGAAGGGCGGAGAACATCATGGATCGAGCGGCGGATGCACGCGTTCCGGTTCAACGCATCGGCATAACCGGCGGCGCGGAATTGAAACTCGGCGAGGCGCGTGCGATACCGATAGCCGATCTCAAGGCAGCGCATGAGGGCTGGTTCCCGCGCTTCATGGACAACTGA
- a CDS encoding BolA family protein: protein MAMDANEIARLIREAIPDATVTIRDLAGDGDHYAAEVVAESFRGKSRVQQHQMVYEALKGRMGGALHALALQTSAPD, encoded by the coding sequence ATGGCGATGGATGCGAACGAGATCGCGCGGCTCATCCGCGAAGCCATACCCGATGCGACCGTGACCATCCGCGATCTTGCCGGCGACGGTGATCATTACGCGGCCGAAGTGGTGGCCGAGAGCTTCCGCGGCAAGAGCCGCGTGCAGCAGCACCAGATGGTCTACGAGGCGCTGAAGGGCCGGATGGGCGGCGCGTTGCACGCGCTTGCCTTGCAGACCAGCGCACCGGATTGA
- the grxD gene encoding Grx4 family monothiol glutaredoxin has translation MSGINEFIANEVKGNDVVLFMKGTPGFPQCGFSGQVVQILDYVGVDYKGINVLTSDELRQGIKEYSNWPTIPQLYVKGEFVGGCDIIREMFQAGELQSFFDEKGISVKGAA, from the coding sequence ATGAGCGGTATCAATGAATTCATCGCCAACGAGGTAAAGGGCAACGATGTGGTGCTCTTCATGAAGGGCACGCCGGGTTTCCCGCAGTGCGGCTTTTCCGGTCAGGTCGTGCAGATCCTCGATTATGTCGGCGTCGACTATAAGGGCATCAATGTGCTCACCTCGGACGAGCTGCGCCAGGGCATAAAGGAATATTCGAACTGGCCGACCATCCCTCAGCTTTATGTGAAGGGCGAGTTCGTCGGCGGCTGCGATATCATCCGCGAGATGTTCCAGGCGGGCGAATTGCAATCCTTCTTCGACGAGAAGGGCATAAGCGTCAAAGGCGCCGCCTGA
- a CDS encoding multidrug effflux MFS transporter encodes MDQGIAAKSSIAALAIKRWEFITLAAALMATNSLAIDIMLPALQQIGASLGVANENHRQYVLTSYIVGFGVAQLFFGPVSDRFGRRIPLVVGLVIYVAAAAAAAVAPTFELLLLSRFIQGVGTAGTRVIAVSMVRDVFEGRRMAEVMSLIFMVFMAVPVVAPGMGQLIMLLGTWHYIFVAMSIGGIVVSVWSLWRLPETLAPENRRPFTAEAVLGGFRVVLTNRIALCYTLAGTFIYAAMFGFINSAQQIYMGIYGVGGMFSVIFAGVAGLLALSNYSNSRFVGRFGMRRMSQAALFLFLAISLLWLTLSLLIPIPLLLFIALFAAAMIPFGALGANFNALAMEPLGWLAGTASSFLGFMQTFAGGILGTLIGQAFNGTVTPLAAGFCIVSLAALAMVLIAERGRLFEPHNPPI; translated from the coding sequence ATGGACCAGGGCATCGCCGCGAAATCATCCATCGCGGCTCTGGCGATAAAGCGCTGGGAGTTCATAACGCTGGCGGCCGCGCTGATGGCGACCAACTCGCTCGCCATCGACATCATGCTGCCCGCGCTCCAGCAGATCGGCGCAAGCCTCGGCGTCGCCAATGAGAACCATCGCCAGTATGTCCTGACCAGCTACATCGTCGGCTTCGGCGTGGCGCAGCTTTTCTTCGGACCGGTTTCGGATCGGTTCGGGCGACGCATACCGCTCGTCGTCGGGCTCGTGATCTACGTCGCAGCTGCCGCCGCCGCTGCCGTCGCGCCGACATTCGAGCTTCTGCTCCTCAGCCGCTTCATCCAGGGCGTCGGGACGGCCGGCACGCGGGTGATCGCAGTCTCCATGGTCCGCGACGTGTTCGAGGGGCGGCGGATGGCGGAGGTGATGTCGCTGATCTTCATGGTTTTCATGGCCGTGCCTGTGGTCGCGCCGGGCATGGGGCAACTGATCATGCTGTTGGGCACCTGGCACTACATCTTCGTGGCCATGTCGATCGGCGGTATCGTCGTTTCGGTCTGGAGCCTGTGGCGGCTGCCCGAGACGCTGGCGCCGGAAAACCGCCGGCCTTTCACCGCCGAAGCGGTACTCGGCGGCTTCCGCGTGGTGCTGACCAACCGCATCGCTCTGTGCTACACGCTGGCCGGCACCTTCATCTACGCCGCCATGTTCGGCTTCATCAATAGCGCCCAGCAGATCTACATGGGCATCTACGGCGTCGGCGGGATGTTCTCGGTCATCTTCGCGGGCGTGGCCGGCCTGCTGGCCTTGTCGAACTACTCCAATTCCCGGTTCGTCGGGCGCTTCGGCATGCGGCGCATGTCGCAGGCAGCGCTTTTCCTGTTTCTCGCCATCAGCCTGCTCTGGCTCACGCTCTCCCTGCTGATACCGATCCCGCTTTTGCTTTTCATCGCCCTTTTCGCGGCCGCGATGATCCCCTTCGGCGCGCTGGGCGCGAATTTCAACGCCCTTGCCATGGAACCGCTCGGCTGGCTTGCCGGAACCGCCTCCTCCTTCCTCGGCTTCATGCAGACCTTCGCCGGCGGTATTCTGGGCACGCTCATCGGCCAAGCCTTCAATGGCACGGTGACGCCGCTCGCCGCCGGTTTCTGCATCGTGTCGCTGGCGGCGCTCGCCATGGTGCTGATCGCCGAGCGCGGCCGACTGTTCGAGCCGCATAATCCTCCGATCTGA
- the ttcA gene encoding tRNA 2-thiocytidine(32) synthetase TtcA, whose amino-acid sequence MNVHVATKQETDADAGGCHPLFRDAPSTVEFNKLRKRLLRDTRQAISDFAMVREGERWLIALSGGKDSYGLLALLLDLKWRGLLPVELLACNLDQGQPNFPKHVLPDYLNGLGVEHRIEYQDTYSVVTDKIGEGATYCSLCSRLRRGHLYRIAREEGCAALVLGHHREDILETFFMNLFHAGRLAAMPAKLLNDEGDVMVLRPLSYCAEADLARFADAMRFPIIPCDLCGSQDGLQRNAMKAMLEDIERRMPGRKDTMIRALTNVRPSHLLDRKLFDFAALGVAG is encoded by the coding sequence ATGAATGTGCATGTCGCCACAAAGCAGGAGACTGATGCCGATGCAGGCGGCTGCCATCCGCTTTTCCGCGATGCGCCCTCGACGGTCGAGTTCAACAAGCTGCGCAAGCGGCTTTTGCGCGACACGCGCCAGGCTATCTCCGATTTTGCCATGGTCCGCGAGGGGGAACGCTGGCTGATAGCGCTCTCGGGCGGCAAGGATTCCTACGGCCTGCTGGCGCTGCTGCTCGACCTCAAATGGCGCGGCCTGCTGCCGGTCGAGCTTCTTGCCTGCAATCTCGACCAGGGCCAACCGAACTTCCCGAAGCACGTCCTGCCCGATTACCTTAACGGCCTCGGCGTGGAGCACCGCATCGAATATCAGGACACCTATTCAGTCGTGACCGACAAGATCGGCGAGGGTGCCACCTATTGCTCGCTCTGCTCGAGGCTGCGCCGCGGTCATCTCTACCGCATCGCGCGCGAGGAAGGCTGCGCCGCGCTGGTGCTCGGCCACCACCGCGAGGATATCCTGGAAACCTTCTTCATGAACCTGTTCCATGCCGGACGGCTGGCCGCCATGCCGGCGAAGCTCCTGAACGACGAAGGCGACGTGATGGTGCTCAGGCCGCTTTCCTATTGCGCCGAGGCCGATCTTGCGCGCTTCGCGGATGCGATGCGCTTTCCCATCATCCCCTGCGATCTTTGCGGCAGCCAGGACGGTCTTCAGCGCAACGCCATGAAAGCGATGCTGGAGGATATCGAGCGGCGCATGCCGGGTCGCAAGGACACCATGATCCGGGCGCTGACCAATGTGCGCCCCTCGCATCTTCTCGACCGCAAGCTCTTCGATTTCGCCGCCCTCGGCGTCGCGGGCTGA
- the rpsD gene encoding 30S ribosomal protein S4: MSKRESAKYKLDRRLGQNVWGRPKSPVNKREYGPGQHGQRRKGKLSDFGIQLRAKQKLKGHYGDVSEKQFRKIYDEANRRKGDASENLIGLLESRLDAIVYRAKFVPTIFAARQFVNHGHVNVNGRRVNIGSYRCKPGDVIEVREKSKQLVVVLEAVQLAERDVPDYIDVDHTKMTATYARVPALADVPFAVQMEPNLVVEFYSR; the protein is encoded by the coding sequence ATGAGCAAGCGCGAATCGGCAAAATACAAACTTGATCGCCGGCTTGGCCAGAATGTCTGGGGCCGCCCGAAATCCCCGGTAAACAAGCGTGAATACGGCCCCGGCCAGCACGGCCAGCGCCGCAAGGGCAAGCTGTCGGATTTCGGTATCCAGCTCCGTGCCAAGCAGAAGCTTAAGGGGCACTACGGCGATGTCTCCGAAAAGCAGTTCCGCAAGATCTACGACGAGGCGAACCGCCGCAAGGGCGACGCTTCCGAGAACCTGATCGGCCTGCTCGAATCGCGCCTCGACGCCATCGTCTACCGCGCCAAGTTCGTCCCGACGATCTTTGCGGCGCGCCAGTTCGTCAACCACGGCCATGTCAACGTCAACGGACGGCGCGTCAATATCGGCTCCTATCGCTGCAAGCCTGGCGACGTGATCGAGGTGCGCGAGAAGTCGAAGCAGCTTGTCGTCGTCCTGGAGGCGGTTCAGCTCGCCGAGCGCGACGTGCCGGACTATATCGATGTCGACCACACCAAGATGACTGCGACATACGCGCGCGTGCCGGCCCTGGCGGACGTTCCGTTCGCTGTCCAGATGGAGCCGAACCTCGTCGTCGAGTTCTATTCGCGCTGA